A genomic stretch from Microtus pennsylvanicus isolate mMicPen1 chromosome 11, mMicPen1.hap1, whole genome shotgun sequence includes:
- the Nxph3 gene encoding neurexophilin-3 produces MQLTRCCFVFLVQGSLYLVICGQDDGPPGSEDSEHDDHEGQPRPRVPRKRGHISPKSRPLANSTLLGLLAPPGEVWGVLGQPPKRPKQSPLPSTKVKKIFGWGDFYSNIKTVALNLLVTGKIVDHGNGTFSVHFRHNATGQGNISISLVPPSKAVEFHQEQQIFIEAKASKIFNCRMEWEKVERGRRTSLCTHDPAKICSRDHAQSSATWSCSQPFKVVCVYIAFYSTDYRLVQKVCPDYNYHSDTPYYPSG; encoded by the coding sequence GTCATCTGTGGCCAAGATGATGGCCCCCCTGGCTCAGAGGACTCTGAGCATGATGACCATGAAGGCCAGCCTCGGCCCAGGGTGCCTCGGAAGCGAGGCCACATCTCACCTAAGTCTCGCCCCTTGGCCAACTCTACACTCCTAGGGCTGCTGGCCCCACCTGGGGAGGTTTGGGGTGTCCTCGGGCAGCCCCCCAAGCGCCCCAAGCAAAGCCCCCTACCCTCGACcaaggtaaaaaaaatatttggatgGGGTGATTTCTACTCCAACATCAAGACAGTGGCCCTGAACCTGCTGGTCACGGGGAAGATTGTGGACCACGGCAACGGGACCTTCAGCGTCCACTTCCGTCACAACGCCACAGGCCAGGGTAACATCTCCATCAGCCTTGTGCCCCCCAGTAAAGCTGTAGAGTTCCACCAGGAACAGCAAATCTTCATCGAAGCCAAGGCCTCCAAAATCTTCAACTGCCGGATGGAGTGGGAGAAAGTAGAACGGGGCCGCCGGACCTCGCTCTGTACCCACGACCCAGCCAAGATCTGTTCCCGAGATCACGCTCAGAGCTCGGCCACCTGGAGCTGCTCCCAGCCCTTTAAAGTTGTCTGTGTCTACATTGCTTTCTACAGCACGGACTATCGGCTGGTGCAGAAGGTGTGCCCAGATTACAACTACCACAGCGATACCCCCTATTACCCATCTGGGTGA